One stretch of Daphnia pulicaria isolate SC F1-1A chromosome 6, SC_F0-13Bv2, whole genome shotgun sequence DNA includes these proteins:
- the LOC124341832 gene encoding uncharacterized protein LOC124341832 isoform X2, with protein MNIVRSSEDDPCYLEKCYTILLPFGIGGYGEFRKIPISQQALDMLTRKCMFNKVMASTKLHSRTVDCNGQSLNKGEVFGQISAIDIQKAAEFKQHNQDKTMRHCCSPRKTYAATSHKCLRAIATFTSRLDVNILKKP; from the exons ATGAATATTGTTCGATCTAGTGAAGACGATCCGTGTTACCTAGAGAAATGCTATACAATTTTGCTACCGTTTGGAATAGGAGGGTATGGTGAGTTTCGTAAAATCCCCATATCCCAACAAGCTTTG GACATGCTTACCCGAAAATGCATGTTCAACAAAGTCATGGCGAGTACAAAACTTCATTCTCGAACTGTTGATTGCAATGGGCAATCTCTGAACAAAGGAGAAGTATTTGGTCAGATATCTGCTATCGATATTCAGAAGGCAGCTGAATTCAAACAACACAATCAAGACAAGACAATGCGCCACTGCTGCAGCCCTCGAAAAACGTATGCCGCCACTTCCCACAAGT GCTTGCGGGCCATCGCAACCTTCACAAGCAGATTGGACGTGAATATCTTGAAAAAACCTTGA
- the LOC124341832 gene encoding uncharacterized protein LOC124341832 isoform X1, with the protein MNIVRSSEDDPCYLEKCYTILLPFGIGGYGEFRKIPISQQALDMLTRKCMFNKVMASTKLHSRTVDCNGQSLNKGEVFGQISAIDIQKAAEFKQHNQDKTMRHCCSPRKTYAATSHKCECISRRILHSAQSDFFANAAFSSCSCKKSFGYVCCFKQSKQTRSLSNVLLKGFLYHDIKLKVHSRLSPGPAGVQ; encoded by the exons ATGAATATTGTTCGATCTAGTGAAGACGATCCGTGTTACCTAGAGAAATGCTATACAATTTTGCTACCGTTTGGAATAGGAGGGTATGGTGAGTTTCGTAAAATCCCCATATCCCAACAAGCTTTG GACATGCTTACCCGAAAATGCATGTTCAACAAAGTCATGGCGAGTACAAAACTTCATTCTCGAACTGTTGATTGCAATGGGCAATCTCTGAACAAAGGAGAAGTATTTGGTCAGATATCTGCTATCGATATTCAGAAGGCAGCTGAATTCAAACAACACAATCAAGACAAGACAATGCGCCACTGCTGCAGCCCTCGAAAAACGTATGCCGCCACTTCCCACAAGTGTGAGTGTATTAGCCGTAGAATTCTTCACTCAGCTCAAAGCGATTTCTTCGCCAATGCAGCATTCTCAAGCTGCAGCTGCAAGAAGTCGTTTGGATATGTATGCTGCTTTAAACAATCTAAGCAAACCAGGTCTCTGTCTAACGTATTGTTAAAAGGATTCCTGTATCACGATATAAAATTAAAGGTACACTCTCGGCTATCCCCAGGACCGGCGGGTGTTCAGTAA